CCAAAATCCGTCAAACATTTGAATCTAAACTGCCTTGTTATATACTTACGTTTGTTTTGATATGCTTTATCCACTCAATTGTAATCTATGCAGCCGGAAAATTAGCCAGCTAATATAAAATATGGTTCGTCGGTTATATTGGCTTTATTTAGTCACGATTATTTTTAGTTAAATCGCAAGTAAATGGTAATTCAAATCTCCAAAGAAACTAGCCCGCGTCCCTTTTTGAAGTGGGCAGGGGGTAAAAGTAGGTTAATACAGCAATATATTCCTTATTTTCCCAAGAGTTATAAAAATTACTATGAGCCATTCTTAGGCGGCGGTGCTGTTTTTTTCTATCTGCAACCAACCACTGCAATTTTAACTGATATAAATGCCGAATTAATTAATACTTATTGTTGTGTTAGAGATCGTGTTGATGAATTAATTGCCCTATTAAAAGAGCATAAAATCCAACATAATAAAGATTATTATTATAGTATCCGAAACAACTACAGTGGAACTGATATAGAAAAAGCGGCTCGTTTAATTTATCTTAATAAGACTTGTTTTAATGGTCTTTATCGAGTCAACTCACAGGGAAAGTTCAATGTGCCTCTAGGCAGATATGAAAATCCTAATATTTGTTCTGAGGTTTTACTAAGAACAGCCTCAGAAGCACTTAAACGTGCAGAAATTAAACAAGCAGATTTTACAGAAATCCTAAATCATGCTAATAGTAGCGATGACTTTGTATTTTTTGATCCGCCCTACCATCCTATTAGTGACACTAGCTATTTCACCGCTTATAGTCAAAATTGTTTTAGTAAAAAAGACCAAGAAATTTTAAGAGATATTTGTGCAGAGTTGGCAAGTCGTGATGTTAAAGTTATTGTGTGTAATTCTGATAGTGAATTTGTTAGAAATATTTATAGAGATATCAATTTTGAAACCTACAAAATCAAAGCAGCCCGATCAATTAACTCCAATATAAAAAATAGAGGCGTGGTTGACGAACTCCTAATTACATCTTTTAAAGATTTTTATTTGCCCAAGCAATAAATCTATCTAAGCTATAAACTGCTAATAAATTATGGTTATCATTAACTCTTGCTTTTAGCCATTTGCTTGCGCCTTCTCGCATTCCTTCACCGCCTAAAATGACGATAGTTGGTGCAGGGTAATAGTTCTGGATGTTCATGTTCAAGTAAGGAAACTTTTCATCGACAGAACCAGGGCTTTCTTGCCATTTGCACTCGAAAATTAAACCAGATGGCATTGCAGGTGAGCCAACAACATAAAAATCAACTTTCAGATCGGTATGATAAATTCCAGTTCCAATATAAACTTCTTTTCCATAACGTTTTGGTAATAAAGCAGCATTTAGTATAAATTCTTTTGAGACATAGTTCCCGACTTGGAAATAATTATGTCCATTTAAGATTGCTTCAACATTTCCTTCTAAAATATTCCCAGATTTATTTGCCCGTCCGCCTTGAGTCAGAGCCATCCTAAATCCTTCTGCCAAAAGTCCTACTAATTACAGGATTTCACAGAAACAGTAAAAAAGGGCCAGTTGCTTAATATGAATTTTTTATTTTGACTAAATAAGGTTGGATTAATGGGTAGAAAATCTGAAAGTATTGGTAGTTTTGTACTATTTAAATACAAATGTATTAATGATTTGGATAAGGAACGAGTTAGTAATTCAGATAGGAGTTATTTGTGGAAGATCGTGGGGAATTGAGGGGTGAAATTTAAACGCAAAGGGGCGCAGAGGCACGCAAAGAATTTTTGTATTTAGTGTATGAGCTAAATGCGTGCTTCATATCCCAGTTATAAGCTTCGATAATGTCTTTTAGTTATTTCACCTTAGCTTCAACCGGTCTGTGCCTCAGTATGACCATTGCGGATAGACCATGCTAGTTCTAAGAGTTGAGTCCAGCGCTTTTGTAACTGTTTGGGGGTGCATTTGATGGTTTTAGCGATCGCTTGATCGTTTTGCCTTGCAGTTTTTAATTGTAAAATTTGCTGTTGCTGTTCTGTGAGTTGATTTACAAAGATTTCCCACTGCTGGGAAGATAAACCCAATTTTTGCTCTAAACCTGCACCTAACCATTGATGTACTAGTTGCCAATGGTGTTGCTTGGCAAACTTTTCTACGTGGTATTTAAAGCGTTGTTGGAGATAATCGCGCTGACGGCTGGTTAAACCGAGAATTTGGTCAATTTCTGGGGCTGAGAGGTCTTGAAGTTTCAAGCTAAGGTAGTTCATACAATCAGATTGTCCTTGAGACTCCAGATATTTCATCAACTCAGTGATGACGCGATCGCGTTCTGACTCTTCAGATGGATCAAAATTAGTTTGGGCAATCATCTGCGATCGCAGTTGTTGCACCGCTGAGTTACGCTGGTAAGATTCTGCTTCTTCACCCTTAGCTGACTCTACCGCCATTTCAATATCCACGGTAGTCTCTTGGGGTTGACGACGAGCAAAACCTTGGGCGCGTAAGATAATTAATTGTTGATTTGCACCACCAGGTAAATTGATGCGACGTTTGGCGTACTGTTCTGTAAAGGCCATATATTCAGCTAATTGCAGCTGAGTACGCGGCGTATGATCGTTAGGTAGTTCGTTTTCTCTGCGGAAAGCTTTGATAGCTTCGATATAAAATGCTTGTAAAAAATCTTCAATTAGGCTGTAACGAGCATCAAAGCCCAACTCCGAGCCAGATATAGTTACATGGCGGTAAACCATAGCACCCAAATTACTATGTAATTCCACCCGCCCTTGTTTGGAACCTAGTTGGTAGTAGCGTAAGCACTTTTGCATCCGATGCCTTCCTAGCGTAATCTGCCAGGATTTGATTTCTCCAGATGTTTGGATACGCGAGCTTTTGTCACAAATGCGTTCTACTTCTATGGCTATGCGGTTGGCTAAAGCTTCTACGCATCTGGGCGCTGCTTTCACTTGTGCTTGCATTTCCTGACACAGCAATTCAATTAAGGTTTCGCTGCTGCTGTCTGAAAATTCTTCGGTCGAAAGGTGGTTATCAAAAATGGGTGTAGAGTTTGGTAGATTAACGACGTTAGTTTTCATGACTTTTCCAGGGAGTAGTATTGCACCGTAATTACAACGCAGACACAGCAATCAAGGCTAGCCTTGGCTTGTGAATCTTCGGGCATTCATCAATTAAGACTTGCCCCATATAATGCTTACATCTAAAGCTCATATATAAAACTGTAGGAAATACGAGAGAGTTGTAGTTATGGCAATGTGTCGGTTTTTTCACAAGCCACCAAATCGACGCGGGGAAATAAGTACCCACCATTTTCTCAAAGTTGTCAAATCCCTTGCTCTACCGACTTTTACCACCATCCTGTTATCGCATCTGTGTCTGTCGTAGACATCGCTTTGAAATATGACAATTTAAAAACTGGAGTCACTTCGATCGCAATTTCCGAAACGGAGAGGTGTGCCTGTGAAGTCTCATTTTTATACCCATGCTGCTGCTGCTTCCCAACCTAAACCCCTCCGTATAATTTCTGCTTCGTCTCCCGTCATATCCAAAATCGTAGATACTTCATAAGTAGGTTCTTCGCCAGTGTCTACAATTATGTCTACCAACTTGTCTAAACGGTCAAATAGCTCTACCCGCGACTGAACAGTTTCTGGATCTATCCGAATCATGCCATTATCTGCTTCATCTGCTGGCAGATGTGCCGAAGTTGAAATAATCGGATTGCCCAAGGCTGCCAGCAACTCCAAACACACAGTATGGTTTGGGACTCTAATTCCGGTACTTTTCCGCTTAGGGCTTTGTACCAATCGCGGTACTAATTTAGTTGCTGGGAGCAAAAACGTGTATGGCCCTGGAATCAAGCGTTTCATAATCCGATAGGCTGTGTCATTTACGAAGGCATAAGTTGCCACATTTGAAAGTGAGGGACATAAAAATGTCAGTGGTTTATCATTTGCTAGCTGTTTTATTTGCCGCACTCGTTCTACCGCCGACTTAGCATTCAAATCACAACCGATCGCATAAACTGTATCAGTAGGATAAAGCATGACTGCGCCACTAAAAAGCGCCGACTTTATTTCCTCTATTCGACGAATTTGAGGATTATCCGGATGAACTGGGAAAATTTTTGCCATAGAGGGATTGGGGAGTGGGGAGGGGGGAGATGAGGGAGCAGGGGGAGAAGAATTAATAACCAATGCCCCATGCCCAATGACTAATGACTAATGACCAATAACTAAAATTTATTATGAATAAAATTGCTTATCTTCAATGTCCGACAGGAATTTCTGGTGATATGTGCCTGGGTGCTTTGGTAAGTTTGGGTGTTCCTGTGGAGTATTTAATTGAAAAACTCAATGGGTTGGGTATTGAACAGGAATATCAGTTAAGGGCAGAATTTGTCCAACGGAATGGTCAACAGGCGACTAAAGTCCATGTGGATTTAGTACACGATCATCATCACCATCACGACCACGATCGCGAACATAGTCACCATCACACACGCCACTTACCAGAAATAGAGCAGATGATTCTCAAAGCTGGGTTGCCATCATCGGCAGAAGCTTGGAGTTTGGCGGTATTCCGACAGCTAGCAGTGGCAGAAGGGGCGGTGCATGGAATTTCCCCTGAAAAAGTTCATTTTCATGAAGTGGGCGCTATAGATGCGATTGTAGATATTGTGGGTACTTGTCTGGGTTTGGATTGGCTGGGGATTGACAGTAATGACGAAGGATGGCCTTTACTTTACTGCTCGGCATTTCCGACTGGTGGCGGTACTGTTCGGGCTGCACATGGTCAAATGGCAGTACCAGTACCAGCTGTATTAAAGCTGTGGGAAATGCGGAGTTGTCCAGTTTATAGTAATGGTATTGATAGAGAACTGGTGACACCAACAGGAGCCGCGATCGCTACTACTTTGGTAAAAGATTTTGGATCGCCACCCGCGATCGCTATCAAGCAGGTAGGACTGGGAGCAGGAACCATAAATTTACCCATTCCCAATATTCTACGCCTCTGGCTGGGTGAAAGTACAAGTTTCCAGTCAAATTTCAGTGATTCTGAAGATAGTAGCTCAAATTTAGAAACCATCTCCGTACTAGAAACCCAAATTGATGATTTAAATCCTCAAGCGATCGGCTATGTGTTTGAGGCATTGTTTGCTGCTGGTGCGGTGGATGTTTTTACCCAAGCGATCGCAATGAAAAAGTCCCGTCCAGGGATTTTACTGACTGTGATTTGTCATCCAGAAAATTTACTCAGTTGTGAAGCGGTTATATTCCGCGAAACTACAACTTTGGGCATTCGGCGAACAACTCAGCAACGCGCCATTTTACAACGAGAAATTCAACAAGTGGAAATTGAATATGGCAAAGTGCGCGTCAAGATAGCATGGAAAGGAGAATCACCAGAAAAAGTTATTACTAATGTGCAGCCAGAATATGAAGATTGTGCAGAGTTAGCCCGAAAACATAATATTCCCTGGCGGGAAATTCAACGGTTGGCTCTACAGCGTTGGTATTTGGTCAATGGCTAAAGTTTGTGGTTAGTAATACTGAATAATGTCATTAACACGTTACAGAAGTTCAGCTAAAAATCTTTCTAAAGACGGATGAATGCTTAAAGTAAAGGGTATGTAAATCCTCGGTAAAGAATAGTATTTTGCTTTGTTTAAAGAATATACCTATGGTAGTGTACTTATGTATAATTACTGAGCTATCAATCAAGTGTACAGTATAGAACACTCTAGTACTCCAATACTAAAAAACTTATTCTTTAAAGGTTTAGCTGCTATAGCCTTAGCTGGTATTACATTCTCAGCATCTAACACACCTGCCTCAGCTGTATCAGTAATTGATGATAATCCAGGTTCTAGTTTACCATTATTAGGTAGTGAAGGTATATCTGATGACGTACAAGAAGCAGTTGCCTTCACACTACCTACAGGTAATAATTATCGCTTTACTGATGTAGCACTGAGTCAAAAAACTTACTTTGCAGAAACAGATCCTATAGTTGAGATTGTTAACAGCACACCTACTGGTGTTGCAAGTGTTGGGAAAAATATAACTGTTTCAAATGGGTTTCCTTTTACTAACCCAACCCCATCTTTTGACATTGATGTAACACAAGTACCAGAACCAACACTACTCCATGAACCTAATACATTACCAGGATTATTTGTATTCGCTGGATTTGGATTATTACTATGTAGAAAGAACAAGAAAGAGATGAAAGTGTAACAAGTAGTAGGTAGTAAATTTGTGGCAACGGGACGGGGTGCAATACTGCGTAGGTTTTGGAATTTCTTGGTTGAGGCAAGGTGTTCTTGAGCAGGGGGAGAAATACAGGCTGGCGTTGAGTTTTTGCCTCCCCTGCCTCCCCTGCCTCTGTTGACCTATGTACAGCAACCATTAACCTGTACTGCTGTTACCAAAAATTAATCACGAGGGAATTGACTAGCTTAGAGCTTTCACCAAATATTGTGTCAATGTAAACGCATCTACACCCAATTGGGTACGCTCTTGGGCGGCTATTATACCCGCTTGGGAATGCCACCAAGCAGCAGTTGCCACAATATCTTCTACAGGAATCTGTTTAGTTGCTGCTTGTGCCAACAATCCACCCAGTAGCCCAGTTAACACGTCACCGCTACCGCCACGCGCCAGGGCGGGTGTGCTTTCAGGGACGATCCAAACGGCACCTTGAGGGTTTGCGATCGCAGTTCTTGCCCCTTTCAACAACACCACTGCCCCACTTTGTGCTGCTGCTTGCTGTACTGCTTTCACCCTGTCATTTTTGGCATCAGGGACATCAGGAAACAGTCGCTGGAATTCGCCAGTGTGGGGTGTGAGTACGGTTACGGCAAGACGTTTTTTTAAAGTGGCGATCGCTCCCATTTGTGCGAGGATATTTAAACCATCGGCATCGAGAATTAAAGGGCGATCGCTCTTAATTACCTCTTGGACAATGGGAGTAGCATCTCGTGTTAAACCAGGGCCACAAGCGATCGCATTAAAGGAACTCAGATCGGTGTTTTCTGGTAATTGTAAGTGAGCAATGGCTCCACTTTCCGTCTCTGGACAACCGACAATTAGCGCTTCTGGCAAGTGTGACACCAAAAGAGATTTCAACGATTCGGGTACGGCAATGGAAAGCATTCCCACACCACTAGCCCTAGCACCCAAACCAGTTAAAATTGCTCCACCGGCATAGCGCTGCGAACCACAAATTAACAGTAAATGTCCTTCCTGATATTTGTGGGTAACTGGTGGACGAGGTAGGGGTAGAGTAGCGAGTGCCATTGCTGGCGTAATGCGTTTAATCCTGGGTGCGTCTTTTAACACAGCTTCTACATCAGCTAAAGGAATATCAAAATCGATTAACTCAGCTTTGCCGAGATACTCCAGCGCCCGATCTTGGAAGAAAGCTAGTTTCCATAAACCTAAACAAAAAGTATGAGTAGCGCGAATGGCAGTTCCTAATACTTCACCTGTGTTGGTATGTAAACCTGAAGGTAAATCGATACTATAAATTGGCACAGATAATTCATTTAGCTGATTAATTGCAGAGGCGATGGGATCGGTGAGGTTTTTTTCTAAACCAAACCCAAACAAACCATCAATCAACAAATCAGAATCTGGTAGTTGCTCAATTGTTTGATAAATTGGAATGCCCAAACTTTGAGCATATTGCAAATGTTGCGAAGTTAATTCCTTAAGCTTAGAGAAAGGAGAATAAATCCAAACCTCATCCCCGCGAAAGTATAATTCACGGGCTACTACTAAAGCATCCGCGCCATTATGACCGGGGCCAACAAGAATTCCGACACGATATCCCCTTTTTAAAGAGATGTTTGAAGGAACATAGCCCCCCTTATTAAGGGAAGCCAGCGCGGTCTTCTCCCAAGGGGAGACGCTAAGGGCGATGGGATCTCC
This genomic interval from Nostoc sp. KVJ3 contains the following:
- a CDS encoding PD-(D/E)XK nuclease superfamily protein, whose product is MALTQGGRANKSGNILEGNVEAILNGHNYFQVGNYVSKEFILNAALLPKRYGKEVYIGTGIYHTDLKVDFYVVGSPAMPSGLIFECKWQESPGSVDEKFPYLNMNIQNYYPAPTIVILGGEGMREGASKWLKARVNDNHNLLAVYSLDRFIAWANKNL
- a CDS encoding DNA adenine methylase is translated as MVIQISKETSPRPFLKWAGGKSRLIQQYIPYFPKSYKNYYEPFLGGGAVFFYLQPTTAILTDINAELINTYCCVRDRVDELIALLKEHKIQHNKDYYYSIRNNYSGTDIEKAARLIYLNKTCFNGLYRVNSQGKFNVPLGRYENPNICSEVLLRTASEALKRAEIKQADFTEILNHANSSDDFVFFDPPYHPISDTSYFTAYSQNCFSKKDQEILRDICAELASRDVKVIVCNSDSEFVRNIYRDINFETYKIKAARSINSNIKNRGVVDELLITSFKDFYLPKQ
- a CDS encoding L-threonylcarbamoyladenylate synthase yields the protein MAKIFPVHPDNPQIRRIEEIKSALFSGAVMLYPTDTVYAIGCDLNAKSAVERVRQIKQLANDKPLTFLCPSLSNVATYAFVNDTAYRIMKRLIPGPYTFLLPATKLVPRLVQSPKRKSTGIRVPNHTVCLELLAALGNPIISTSAHLPADEADNGMIRIDPETVQSRVELFDRLDKLVDIIVDTGEEPTYEVSTILDMTGDEAEIIRRGLGWEAAAAWV
- a CDS encoding NAD(P)H-hydrate dehydratase, whose protein sequence is MQNRQEKISQVVVTAGQMRDIEDRIFAAGMPVVALMEKVAGLIARRIQEIPPTHASRSTWGDPIALSVSPWEKTALASLNKGGYVPSNISLKRGYRVGILVGPGHNGADALVVARELYFRGDEVWIYSPFSKLKELTSQHLQYAQSLGIPIYQTIEQLPDSDLLIDGLFGFGLEKNLTDPIASAINQLNELSVPIYSIDLPSGLHTNTGEVLGTAIRATHTFCLGLWKLAFFQDRALEYLGKAELIDFDIPLADVEAVLKDAPRIKRITPAMALATLPLPRPPVTHKYQEGHLLLICGSQRYAGGAILTGLGARASGVGMLSIAVPESLKSLLVSHLPEALIVGCPETESGAIAHLQLPENTDLSSFNAIACGPGLTRDATPIVQEVIKSDRPLILDADGLNILAQMGAIATLKKRLAVTVLTPHTGEFQRLFPDVPDAKNDRVKAVQQAAAQSGAVVLLKGARTAIANPQGAVWIVPESTPALARGGSGDVLTGLLGGLLAQAATKQIPVEDIVATAAWWHSQAGIIAAQERTQLGVDAFTLTQYLVKALS
- a CDS encoding HetZ-related protein — translated: MKTNVVNLPNSTPIFDNHLSTEEFSDSSSETLIELLCQEMQAQVKAAPRCVEALANRIAIEVERICDKSSRIQTSGEIKSWQITLGRHRMQKCLRYYQLGSKQGRVELHSNLGAMVYRHVTISGSELGFDARYSLIEDFLQAFYIEAIKAFRRENELPNDHTPRTQLQLAEYMAFTEQYAKRRINLPGGANQQLIILRAQGFARRQPQETTVDIEMAVESAKGEEAESYQRNSAVQQLRSQMIAQTNFDPSEESERDRVITELMKYLESQGQSDCMNYLSLKLQDLSAPEIDQILGLTSRQRDYLQQRFKYHVEKFAKQHHWQLVHQWLGAGLEQKLGLSSQQWEIFVNQLTEQQQQILQLKTARQNDQAIAKTIKCTPKQLQKRWTQLLELAWSIRNGHTEAQTG
- the larC gene encoding nickel pincer cofactor biosynthesis protein LarC; translated protein: MNKIAYLQCPTGISGDMCLGALVSLGVPVEYLIEKLNGLGIEQEYQLRAEFVQRNGQQATKVHVDLVHDHHHHHDHDREHSHHHTRHLPEIEQMILKAGLPSSAEAWSLAVFRQLAVAEGAVHGISPEKVHFHEVGAIDAIVDIVGTCLGLDWLGIDSNDEGWPLLYCSAFPTGGGTVRAAHGQMAVPVPAVLKLWEMRSCPVYSNGIDRELVTPTGAAIATTLVKDFGSPPAIAIKQVGLGAGTINLPIPNILRLWLGESTSFQSNFSDSEDSSSNLETISVLETQIDDLNPQAIGYVFEALFAAGAVDVFTQAIAMKKSRPGILLTVICHPENLLSCEAVIFRETTTLGIRRTTQQRAILQREIQQVEIEYGKVRVKIAWKGESPEKVITNVQPEYEDCAELARKHNIPWREIQRLALQRWYLVNG